The Girardinichthys multiradiatus isolate DD_20200921_A chromosome Y, DD_fGirMul_XY1, whole genome shotgun sequence genome has a window encoding:
- the LOC124864965 gene encoding nuclear GTPase SLIP-GC-like: MQKILTAFEERLQEGVKKSKSSCENILKTALYPKRKSGRGFHRQLKKAVENGGICKYKRGKEMNLNMELSSPLTLSIDEEFRKTFPNEGQCGPFNGVINMFSLGTEGLKQTYKDVILQLVFLKSEEDRLKTDLTKSIRKQKKNIYRSLTKTVEETMQDCYKKAAVFTGEGTLQNMRETIEKHVHGSKNNMFESAKDAMKKQLGDLMIEVLYRLENTMKESIELSLKTDEHSIPDVSAELKMVHEFYNKLQESS, translated from the exons atgcagaagaTTCTAACAGCTTTTGAAGAACGCCTTCAAGAAGGAGTTAAGAAATCCAAAAGCTCATGTGAAAATATCTTGAAAACCGCCCTGTATCCTAAG AGAAAAAGCGGTCGGGGTTTTCATAGGCAACTGAAAAAAGCTGTAGAAAATGGTGGCATTTGCAAATATAAAAGGGGGAAAGAAATGAACCTCAACATGGAACTAAGTTCCCCTCTGACTCTCAGCATTGACGAGGAATTCAGAAAAACCTTTCC AAATGAAGGACAATGTGGTCCATTCAATGGAGTGATCAATATGTTTTCACTTGGCACTGAAGGACTGAAACAGACGTACAAAGATGTTATACTGCAGCTGGTTTTTCTCAAGTCAGAG GAAGATCGTCTTAAGACAGACCTAACGAAAAGTATTCgcaagcagaaaaaaaatatctataGGAGTCTAACAAAGACAGTTGAGGAAACTATGCAAGACTGCTATAAAA AAGCTGCAGTATTTACAGGAGAAGGTACACTGCAGAACATGAGGGAAACTATAGAGAAACATGTTCATGGATCAAAGAACAACATGTTTGAAAGTGCTAAAGATGCCATGAAGAAACAACTGGGTGACTTGATG ATAGAAGTATTGTATAGGCTGGAGAATACCATGAAGGAATCTATTGAGCTCTCACTCAAGACTGATGAACACTCAATCCCAG ATGTTTCAGCAGAGCTCAAGATGGTCCATGAATTTTACAATaagctgcaggaaagcagctaa
- the LOC124864148 gene encoding nuclear GTPase SLIP-GC-like — protein sequence MGKILAILNNQNDTNLNTFLKTKIRNLETEKKELVGVFGKTGAGKTSLINAVIEEKGLLPSGSIEACTSVMIKVEANRHNEIYEAVVEFISPEEWEDEMGSLFRTIEKGDQAMDNNDNDDKDDYHEAVDKLSALYDEEWKERSCEQLMEPKCFKAIPEFLHSKQKTLAFKSAKDLSADIVKYTRNGTKDDKYKAVKRWYWPLVKCVTIKVPNNNLLQHVTLVDLPGNGDRNKSRDTMWKGIVGDCSAVWVVTEINRAASERESWEILKSVSSLLGNGGECQHIHFICTKSDDIEDIDDHSKADAQALIITRNKEAKESVIKELNKLTKIKKHFSDECFKVFTVSSREFFTKRHLSPENTEIPRLQGFLQNLNDCHSETLNYVSGACGILSLIHGASLRNEIL from the exons ATGGGCAAAATCCTTGCCATACTAAACAATCAAAATGACACAAATCTCAATACGTTCTTGAA GACCAAAATCAGGAATCTGGAGACAGAAAAGAAGGAGTTGGTTGGTGTCTTTGGTAAAACTGGAGCTGGGAAGACGTCTTTGATAAATGCTGTCATTGAAGAGAAGGGGCTCTTGCCCTCTGGAAGTATTGAAGCTTGTACTTCAGTCATGATTAAAGTTGAGGCTAACAGGCACAATGAGATATATGAGGCAGTGGTCGAATTCATTTCACCAGAG gaatGGGAAGATGAGATGGGATCACTGTTTCGTACTATTGAAAAAGGAGATCAAGCAATGGATAACAACGATAATGATGATAAAGATGACTATCATGAAGCCGTTGATAAGCTGTCAGCTCTGTACGACGAAGAATGGAAAGAAAGATCCTGTGAACAACTCATGGAGCCCAAGTGCTTCAAAGCCATTCCAGAATTTCttcattcaaaacaaaaaaccttggCATTTAAATCA GCTAAAGACCTATCTGCAGATATTGTTAAGTACACCAGAAATGGCACAAAAGATGACAAATACAAAGCAGTAAAGCGGTGGTATTGGCCGCTTGTGAAGTGTGTGACTATCAAGGTCCCAAACAATAATCTTCTCCAGCATGTCACACTTGTGGACCTTCCTGGAAACGGAGACCGTAACAAGAGCAGAGATACAATGTGGAAAGGG ATCGTTGGAGACTGTTCTGCAGTCTGGGTTGTCACTGAAATCAACCGAGCGGCATCAGAAAGAGAATCATGGGAAATCCTGAAAAGTGTTAGCAGTCTTCTTGGAAACGGTGGAGAATGTCAGCACATTCACTTCATCTGCACCAAGTCTGATGATATTGAAGATATAGATGATCA CTCCAAAGCTGATGCTCAGGCCTTGATAATTACAAGAAACAAGGAAGCCAAAGAAAGTGTGATCAAAGAATTAAACAAACTGACCAAGATTAAG AAACACTTCAGTGATGAATGTTTCAAAGTGTTCACAGTGAGCTCCAGAGAATTCTTCACAAAGAGACATCTCAGTCCAGAAAACACTG AAATACCCAGGCTTCAGGGATTTTTGCAAAATCTCAATGACTGTCACTCAGAGACGTTAAACTATGTGTCTGGAGCTTGTGGCATCCTCTCTTTGATTCATGGGGCCAGCTTAAGAAATGAG ATCCTGTGA